The proteins below come from a single Desulfovibrio litoralis DSM 11393 genomic window:
- the purD gene encoding phosphoribosylamine--glycine ligase, with product MRILVIGQGGREHALVWKLKQDPRIKEIFVAPGNGGTAGIATNVPVEVDDIKGLVNLCIQEGINLVVPAPELPLTLGIVDACRDAGIACFGPDAYAAKLEGSKSFAKDVMYAAGVPTAEFGAFDNYDDAVAYVKAKGAPIVIKADGLAAGKGVVVAMNMTEALGALEEIMVGNIFKDSGSKVVIEEMMEGEEVSCLAFCDGERALLLPSAQDHKRVYDDDKGPNTGGMGAYSPMPLVLENRHQEILDLIFKPVLEHLKKEGHPFKGILYAGLMLTKSGIKVVEFNVRFGDPECQPLLMRLEDNLLDLMSSCIKGALYKDKINVSDDVSVGIVIAAEGYPGSYKKGMEIKGITEAEKLADNKLKVFHSGTKLENGVLSSTGGRVLCVTALAPSLDEAIKLGYQGVSCIDMPYSQYRTDIGAKGIKNQK from the coding sequence ATGCGTATTTTAGTAATTGGTCAAGGTGGCAGAGAACACGCACTTGTCTGGAAGTTAAAACAAGACCCTCGTATAAAAGAAATTTTTGTTGCTCCTGGCAACGGTGGAACAGCGGGGATAGCGACTAATGTGCCTGTTGAAGTTGATGATATTAAAGGTTTAGTTAATCTTTGTATTCAAGAGGGCATTAACCTTGTTGTGCCTGCTCCTGAGCTTCCTTTAACTTTAGGTATTGTTGATGCCTGTAGAGATGCCGGTATCGCTTGTTTTGGTCCTGATGCTTATGCTGCTAAATTAGAAGGTAGTAAGAGTTTTGCTAAAGATGTTATGTATGCTGCCGGTGTGCCGACTGCTGAATTTGGAGCTTTTGATAATTATGATGATGCTGTCGCTTATGTTAAAGCCAAGGGTGCTCCGATTGTTATTAAAGCTGATGGGTTAGCCGCAGGAAAAGGCGTTGTTGTCGCTATGAATATGACCGAAGCTCTCGGGGCTTTAGAAGAAATCATGGTGGGCAATATCTTTAAAGATTCTGGCTCAAAAGTCGTTATTGAAGAAATGATGGAAGGCGAAGAAGTCTCTTGCTTGGCGTTTTGTGATGGCGAAAGAGCCTTGTTGTTGCCATCAGCCCAAGATCACAAGAGGGTTTATGATGATGACAAAGGTCCTAATACCGGTGGAATGGGTGCTTATAGCCCCATGCCTTTAGTGCTTGAAAACAGACACCAAGAAATACTAGATTTAATTTTTAAGCCCGTTTTAGAGCATTTAAAGAAAGAAGGACACCCGTTTAAAGGGATTTTATATGCCGGCTTGATGTTGACTAAAAGCGGTATTAAAGTTGTTGAGTTTAACGTGCGTTTTGGCGACCCTGAATGCCAACCTTTATTAATGCGTCTTGAAGATAACCTGCTGGATTTAATGTCAAGTTGTATTAAAGGTGCTTTATATAAAGATAAAATCAATGTTTCTGATGATGTATCCGTTGGCATTGTTATCGCCGCTGAAGGCTACCCCGGTAGTTATAAAAAAGGCATGGAAATCAAAGGAATCACCGAAGCTGAAAAACTCGCCGATAATAAGCTTAAAGTTTTTCATTCAGGTACTAAGCTTGAAAATGGAGTGCTGAGTTCAACCGGCGGGCGTGTTTTATGCGTAACCGCACTGGCACCAAGCTTAGATGAGGCTATTAAGCTCGGCTACCAAGGTGTTTCTTGTATTGATATGCCATATTCACAATACAGAACAGATATTGGGGCTAAAGGAATAAAAAATCAAAAATAA
- a CDS encoding SLC13 family permease: MAKLNSSTVKWLTCFLIPLTIFCIPLSEVYTPHLRLFFSITIFAILLVGFELLPLLVASIFIPTAYLLSGLVDSTVAFSVFTGDTVWMILGLLILAEVLDKIGLLERISLFCISKCGGSYTGVIYGILFTGFVLNIATFGNAYIIMVMVSYGVVKTLDLPIGKESALIGFAGFMGGMSWSCTFYDAVRNSLVETNIRTIMPDFTIQWYDMAVYNGLLGLFLLVLVAFLIKLFPCEHEVLKRGKEYFTNRYKDLGAMSKDQRIVSVVVSLMMIYLFTSSLTGLKPAYAFMTLPYLLFLPGINVANEGTVKKVNFSMILFVAGCLTIGNVGNALGISKLITTTVTPMLAGHHHVVALGALNIVGVIANLFMTPYALAAALSAPFAQIAMELGMNPLSGVMPLILAGDQVIFPHESAPSVFLYSVGIIKMKDFIVIGTIKTVATFLFLLIGLYPFWKFTGLL; encoded by the coding sequence ATGGCGAAACTTAACTCATCAACTGTAAAATGGTTAACTTGTTTTCTTATTCCTCTTACAATTTTTTGTATTCCACTCTCAGAAGTATACACACCCCATTTAAGACTTTTCTTTTCAATCACAATTTTTGCTATTCTGCTTGTCGGATTTGAATTATTACCCCTTCTTGTTGCATCTATCTTTATTCCAACAGCGTATCTTTTAAGTGGGCTTGTAGATTCAACGGTTGCCTTTAGCGTTTTTACCGGTGATACGGTTTGGATGATTTTAGGTTTGTTGATTTTGGCAGAAGTGTTAGATAAAATAGGGCTTTTAGAACGGATTTCTCTCTTTTGCATAAGTAAATGTGGGGGAAGCTACACCGGTGTTATTTATGGTATCTTATTCACTGGCTTTGTTCTTAATATTGCCACGTTTGGTAACGCTTATATTATCATGGTTATGGTGTCCTACGGAGTTGTAAAAACTTTGGATCTTCCAATTGGTAAAGAGTCTGCCCTTATCGGTTTTGCCGGTTTTATGGGAGGCATGAGCTGGAGTTGTACTTTTTATGATGCCGTACGGAACTCTCTAGTTGAAACCAACATTCGTACTATTATGCCAGATTTTACAATTCAGTGGTATGATATGGCTGTGTATAACGGTTTATTGGGTTTATTCCTTTTAGTTCTTGTAGCTTTTTTAATTAAACTTTTTCCTTGTGAACATGAAGTTTTGAAACGAGGTAAAGAATATTTTACCAATCGCTATAAAGATCTTGGTGCTATGTCTAAAGATCAAAGAATTGTATCAGTCGTTGTATCTCTTATGATGATATATCTGTTTACAAGTTCATTAACAGGACTAAAGCCTGCTTACGCTTTTATGACCTTACCATATTTGCTTTTCTTACCCGGTATAAACGTAGCAAACGAAGGGACTGTTAAAAAAGTTAACTTCAGTATGATACTCTTTGTTGCCGGCTGTCTCACCATTGGTAATGTGGGGAACGCTTTAGGTATAAGCAAGCTGATTACGACTACGGTTACTCCTATGTTAGCAGGGCACCACCATGTCGTTGCTTTGGGAGCATTAAATATAGTTGGTGTTATTGCTAACTTATTTATGACCCCATATGCTCTCGCTGCTGCGTTATCTGCTCCTTTTGCGCAAATAGCCATGGAACTTGGCATGAATCCGTTAAGTGGTGTTATGCCTCTTATTCTTGCAGGGGATCAGGTTATTTTCCCTCATGAATCAGCCCCCAGTGTTTTTCTTTATAGCGTTGGGATAATTAAGATGAAAGACTTTATTGTGATTGGTACGATAAAGACAGTCGCTACGTTCTTGTTTTTATTGATTGGATTATATCCATTTTGGAAGTTTACCGGGCTGTTATAA
- a CDS encoding type VI secretion system amidase effector protein Tae4: protein MPNIPSKAATNNIPQSHKKEPLKVITFKELWSAYPEAAPCNKPSDGSLWDEIFGTNPAFDNQCAIRLSVCLQHAGASLKTFKGVTCNYHKDEKHVLRAKELAEWLDKRYLANWPKSINITSKDWRSKITNKTGVVYFANYWIPEGSKFPTGGHIDLWNGSRFPHYSFRSFATNVGRFNIDSPDLFYSNLDNATTILFWEIP, encoded by the coding sequence ATGCCTAATATTCCAAGCAAGGCTGCCACTAATAATATACCTCAATCACACAAAAAAGAACCTTTAAAAGTTATTACTTTTAAAGAATTATGGAGTGCTTATCCCGAAGCTGCACCATGCAACAAACCATCAGATGGTTCATTGTGGGACGAAATTTTTGGTACAAACCCTGCTTTCGATAACCAATGTGCAATTCGTCTAAGTGTGTGTTTACAACATGCCGGTGCTTCATTGAAAACATTTAAAGGCGTCACTTGTAACTATCATAAAGATGAAAAACATGTATTAAGAGCGAAAGAGTTGGCAGAATGGTTGGATAAAAGATATTTAGCGAATTGGCCTAAGTCTATTAACATCACCAGTAAAGACTGGAGAAGCAAGATAACAAATAAAACAGGTGTAGTTTATTTTGCCAATTATTGGATACCAGAAGGAAGTAAATTCCCTACAGGTGGTCATATAGATCTATGGAATGGTAGCCGATTTCCACATTATTCATTCAGGTCTTTTGCCACAAATGTTGGACGGTTTAACATCGATAGTCCAGATTTATTTTATTCTAACCTAGATAACGCAACAACTATTCTATTTTGGGAAATACCATGA
- a CDS encoding NirD/YgiW/YdeI family stress tolerance protein produces the protein MKRNTLFSSLCLNVFILLLATMPALASSQTNWSNIQTSTIAQALTLPDDTRVILEGTITSLNRHERYELRDATGTVVVDIDDDLWRGQRFVSGQKVRIFGEVDVKSNRIEIDASRVEVVSATNSPQNNSGWGSLTLTTIAKAITLPDDTQVILEGTVTPLNRRERYELRDATGTVVVDIDDDIMGRAPLAKGQRIRVFGEVDIKRNSIEIDANRIEIIQ, from the coding sequence ATGAAAAGGAATACACTTTTTTCAAGCCTATGTCTCAATGTTTTTATTTTGCTATTAGCGACTATGCCGGCTTTAGCAAGCTCTCAGACTAACTGGTCAAATATCCAAACCTCAACAATAGCTCAAGCACTCACTCTCCCTGACGATACTCGGGTTATTTTAGAAGGAACAATTACATCTTTAAATCGCCACGAAAGATATGAATTGCGTGATGCTACCGGCACTGTGGTTGTTGATATTGATGACGATTTATGGCGTGGTCAAAGATTCGTCTCCGGACAAAAAGTAAGAATTTTTGGCGAAGTAGATGTAAAAAGCAACCGTATTGAAATTGATGCAAGCAGAGTAGAAGTCGTATCTGCTACAAATAGTCCACAAAATAATAGCGGTTGGGGAAGTCTAACTCTTACAACAATAGCCAAAGCCATCACACTCCCAGATGATACTCAAGTCATTTTAGAAGGAACAGTTACACCTTTAAATCGTCGTGAAAGATATGAATTGCGTGATGCTACCGGCACTGTGGTTGTTGATATTGATGACGATATTATGGGAAGAGCACCTCTCGCAAAAGGGCAACGCATTCGAGTCTTTGGCGAAGTTGATATAAAACGTAACAGCATTGAAATTGACGCTAACAGAATAGAAATAATACAATAA
- a CDS encoding NAD(P)-binding domain-containing protein encodes MNVGFIGLGMMGEGMVSNLLKAGHTVKGYDISAAALERHAKAGGIATKSIQEVVKDVDVVMTMLPTGAHVESVLFGKDNAAALMKPGTIVIDSSTILPKTTESIASRLKEMGLAMLDAPVGRTSDHAWSGTLIFMVGGDAAHLEKARPLLEAMGEVVYHCGSNGAGIRSKIINNYMSIVLNVLTAEALTLGDKANLDRETLIKILMGTPAGRSHLATSYPAKVFKGDISPVFMLDLAAKDLGLAIQVGATDGVPLATGAAALQVYTTAQTHGRGREDWTAMLVHMHELAGLKK; translated from the coding sequence ATGAATGTAGGATTTATTGGTCTTGGAATGATGGGTGAAGGAATGGTTAGTAACCTTTTAAAAGCCGGGCATACCGTTAAAGGCTATGATATTTCAGCCGCTGCACTGGAACGGCACGCTAAAGCCGGTGGAATAGCAACAAAGTCTATACAAGAAGTTGTGAAAGACGTAGACGTTGTTATGACCATGTTGCCAACAGGAGCCCATGTCGAAAGCGTTCTTTTTGGTAAAGATAACGCAGCCGCCCTTATGAAACCCGGAACAATTGTGATTGATAGCAGTACTATCCTTCCAAAAACAACAGAAAGCATCGCAAGTCGTCTTAAAGAAATGGGTCTTGCCATGTTAGACGCTCCGGTCGGAAGAACTTCAGACCACGCTTGGTCAGGCACTTTAATATTTATGGTTGGCGGAGATGCCGCACATTTAGAAAAAGCTCGCCCTCTTTTAGAGGCTATGGGCGAAGTTGTATATCATTGTGGTTCTAATGGTGCGGGAATACGCTCTAAAATTATAAACAACTATATGTCTATAGTATTAAACGTACTAACAGCAGAAGCCTTAACTTTAGGCGATAAAGCCAACCTCGATAGAGAAACTTTAATCAAAATACTTATGGGAACTCCTGCCGGTCGTTCTCACTTGGCAACAAGTTATCCTGCTAAAGTTTTTAAAGGCGATATTAGCCCGGTCTTTATGCTTGACCTCGCAGCTAAAGATTTAGGTTTGGCAATTCAAGTTGGTGCAACAGACGGTGTTCCGTTAGCAACAGGTGCGGCGGCTCTACAAGTATATACAACAGCTCAGACTCATGGACGCGGTCGTGAAGACTGGACTGCGATGTTGGTACACATGCATGAACTCGCAGGCTTAAAAAAATAA
- a CDS encoding sigma-54-dependent Fis family transcriptional regulator, with protein sequence MNIHSDSFYETLLKINNILVREVTPDGLFKSIAKVLKPIIGFDRCSVSLYDYENDSLSWFSQADGIVVESMDSVDIPLRGPFARKAIDTRLSVIEPDLTKCPKDDAVTQMIKAGLKSSMAFPLLSRNKSIGGLCVSFTRTLSENDAQLRFFLEKISVQVALAVENMLMYAKLNKKNERLSRQVNTLLSGDNLQHEESRFFYNCLTMKTLMSQVVLLAKSDAPVLICGETGTGKEFIARFIHRQSLRKAYNFVKVNCPAISPTLFESELFGHAKGSFTGASQSRMGRFELANNGSIFLDEIGDLDIILQAKLLHVLQDAVLERVGENRSISINTRCISATNADLHHLMVEGKFRRDLFYRLGVATVQVPPLRDRENELPFLLEHIMKIHAHDMNCLPASFHPEALQMLEDYHWPGNIRELSNLLSRLLILSQGGVIGPSELLPLLEQSSTQNSLEQNLSTGAYRGTLTSSADNKLQNTTNVQSITDVTPVLRRENDTDLHLETKQDSQFLSYAERSHLEKVLVMAKGKVGGAKGAAVLLGIPRSTLQYKLRKYNLVPSKYKEVT encoded by the coding sequence ATGAATATTCATTCAGACTCGTTTTATGAAACGTTATTAAAAATTAATAACATTTTAGTTCGTGAAGTTACCCCAGATGGGCTTTTTAAGAGTATAGCCAAAGTATTAAAGCCGATTATTGGTTTTGATCGTTGTAGCGTTAGTCTTTATGATTATGAAAACGATAGTTTATCATGGTTTTCACAAGCAGACGGTATTGTTGTTGAAAGTATGGATAGTGTTGATATACCGTTACGTGGTCCGTTTGCCCGTAAGGCTATTGATACTCGTTTATCAGTAATTGAACCAGACTTAACAAAATGTCCTAAAGATGATGCCGTAACCCAGATGATCAAAGCAGGTCTTAAGTCTTCTATGGCATTCCCACTGCTTAGTCGCAATAAATCTATTGGCGGTTTGTGTGTCTCTTTTACCAGAACTCTTAGTGAAAACGATGCTCAACTAAGATTTTTCTTGGAAAAAATTTCTGTTCAGGTTGCTCTGGCTGTTGAAAACATGCTGATGTATGCCAAGTTAAATAAGAAAAATGAACGGTTAAGCAGGCAAGTAAATACTTTGCTTAGTGGCGATAATTTGCAACATGAAGAGTCTCGTTTTTTTTACAATTGTCTAACTATGAAAACTTTGATGAGCCAAGTTGTTCTTTTGGCAAAAAGCGATGCACCTGTGCTGATCTGTGGGGAAACCGGAACGGGAAAAGAATTTATAGCACGCTTTATCCATCGTCAAAGCCTGCGTAAAGCTTATAACTTTGTAAAAGTGAACTGTCCTGCTATTTCTCCAACTCTTTTTGAAAGTGAACTTTTTGGTCATGCCAAAGGTTCTTTTACCGGTGCTTCTCAAAGCCGTATGGGGCGTTTTGAATTGGCAAATAACGGCAGTATTTTTCTCGATGAAATAGGGGATTTAGATATTATACTTCAGGCAAAACTTTTACATGTTTTGCAAGATGCCGTATTAGAAAGAGTTGGCGAAAACCGTTCAATATCAATTAACACACGTTGTATTTCCGCCACCAACGCAGACCTTCATCATTTGATGGTTGAAGGAAAGTTTCGCAGAGACCTTTTTTATAGATTAGGTGTAGCTACCGTTCAAGTTCCACCCTTAAGAGATAGAGAAAACGAATTACCTTTTTTATTGGAACATATTATGAAAATTCATGCTCATGATATGAATTGTCTTCCGGCGTCTTTTCACCCGGAGGCTTTGCAAATGCTCGAAGACTATCACTGGCCGGGAAATATCCGAGAACTTTCAAACCTTTTATCTCGCCTACTTATATTAAGTCAAGGTGGTGTAATTGGACCAAGCGAGTTGCTTCCATTGCTTGAACAAAGTAGCACTCAAAATAGCTTGGAACAAAATTTAAGTACAGGTGCTTATAGAGGAACATTAACGTCTTCAGCGGATAATAAACTTCAAAATACAACAAATGTTCAATCGATAACTGATGTTACCCCTGTTTTACGAAGAGAAAATGATACCGATTTACACTTAGAAACAAAACAAGACTCTCAGTTTCTTAGCTATGCGGAAAGGTCGCACCTTGAAAAAGTGCTTGTTATGGCTAAGGGGAAAGTTGGTGGAGCTAAGGGTGCTGCTGTTTTGCTTGGTATTCCTCGTTCTACCTTACAATATAAGTTAAGAAAATATAACTTGGTTCCTTCAAAGTATAAAGAAGTAACTTAA
- a CDS encoding EAL domain-containing protein has protein sequence MLIDLFYSGLLRAIPEAISIFPRVFLQAIALIGLFSTFLIFYDFQKLSRKNDYILGIFFGVSCLILLLLMTGGLKVPIETLILTDFIFLAGFLGGWRNAIIVGCFAFGGRLLLGGITHWSFPFFNIFSIVLSSSLLHYYYQKYNKDYLNIKSGAILVLWRFFIIEFPLVIIFFISPNERDLIINLMARRFIGSFSFSVLILFAVIFLLQREKERGRQLYFDVLSGLPNRRALQKDIEENYRQDQQIHRSLLLIDICNLRDLVQELGYKWADMFINNMSQKLLQLTKEDWLAIYKTQVYCFSDRSFVLILQNIRIEKVEEKGIALQIYNILSTNEHSHNKMIKPCLSIGGFEVAPENIKNPMRFLRTLAFAERFSDGSIRYFESNVMHQIHKEKKIRYYIEQWIEEKRMPLWLQPKVSLTDSSCVGAESLLRAWQPNNTSRYFSPPEIFKIAETHRMLHELEWTSVETIVSYLESMPSELHHIPLSLNLSPSTFSNANFGQRICNLLSEKQIDSNRLVVEVIETSKLSFSDNIVQENFNCLIKNGIKLSLDDFGTGYASISLLSQLPFSELKLDYSLVSNIYEERSYSAIVMSVQGAKLYNATIVAEGIETIEQQQMLAELGVEKGQGFLFAKAISLEDFILYAKDKK, from the coding sequence ATGCTTATAGATCTATTTTATTCCGGTTTGTTGCGTGCTATTCCTGAAGCTATTTCTATTTTTCCCCGTGTATTTTTACAGGCAATCGCCTTAATAGGGCTTTTTTCAACTTTTCTGATTTTTTATGATTTCCAGAAGCTTTCACGTAAAAATGATTATATTTTGGGGATATTTTTTGGTGTATCTTGCCTGATACTTTTGCTTTTAATGACTGGTGGTTTAAAAGTACCGATAGAAACACTAATTTTAACAGACTTCATTTTTTTGGCAGGCTTTTTGGGTGGTTGGAGAAACGCCATAATTGTAGGGTGTTTTGCCTTTGGGGGGCGTTTGCTTTTAGGTGGTATTACGCATTGGTCGTTTCCATTTTTTAATATTTTTTCTATTGTGCTTAGCTCTTCTCTTCTTCATTATTATTACCAGAAATATAACAAAGATTATCTTAATATAAAATCAGGGGCTATCCTTGTATTATGGCGTTTTTTTATTATAGAATTTCCTTTGGTCATAATCTTTTTTATTTCTCCTAATGAACGAGATTTGATTATTAATTTAATGGCACGGCGTTTTATAGGAAGTTTTTCATTCTCTGTACTTATTTTGTTTGCTGTTATTTTTCTTTTACAGCGAGAAAAAGAGAGAGGACGACAGCTTTATTTTGATGTCCTTTCAGGATTACCAAATAGAAGAGCCTTGCAAAAAGATATAGAAGAAAATTATAGACAAGATCAACAAATACACCGTTCGTTGTTGTTAATTGATATTTGTAATTTAAGAGATTTAGTCCAAGAGCTGGGTTATAAGTGGGCGGATATGTTTATTAACAACATGAGTCAGAAATTACTCCAACTAACTAAGGAAGACTGGTTGGCTATATATAAGACCCAAGTATATTGTTTTTCAGATCGTTCTTTTGTTTTAATATTACAAAATATTCGAATTGAAAAAGTTGAAGAAAAAGGGATAGCCCTTCAAATTTATAATATCTTAAGCACTAATGAACATTCGCATAATAAAATGATTAAGCCTTGTTTGAGTATTGGAGGTTTTGAAGTTGCTCCTGAAAATATAAAAAATCCAATGCGTTTTTTACGAACTTTGGCTTTTGCCGAGCGTTTTAGTGATGGTAGTATTCGCTATTTTGAGTCTAATGTGATGCACCAAATTCATAAAGAGAAAAAAATACGTTATTATATTGAACAGTGGATTGAAGAAAAGCGGATGCCTTTATGGTTACAACCTAAAGTGTCTTTGACCGATAGCAGTTGCGTTGGTGCCGAAAGTCTTTTGAGAGCATGGCAACCAAATAATACTTCAAGATATTTTAGCCCGCCTGAAATATTTAAGATAGCAGAAACGCACCGTATGCTTCATGAGTTGGAGTGGACTAGTGTTGAGACTATAGTTTCTTATTTGGAAAGTATGCCCTCTGAATTGCATCATATTCCTCTTTCTCTTAATCTTTCTCCCAGCACTTTTTCTAACGCAAATTTTGGACAACGTATTTGCAATCTGTTGTCAGAAAAACAAATTGATTCGAATAGGCTTGTTGTTGAAGTTATAGAGACAAGCAAACTTTCTTTTTCTGATAATATTGTACAAGAAAACTTTAATTGTTTAATTAAAAATGGAATAAAACTCTCGCTAGATGATTTTGGAACAGGTTATGCTTCAATTTCGTTGTTATCACAATTGCCTTTTTCTGAGCTAAAACTCGACTATTCCCTTGTTTCAAATATTTATGAAGAGCGTTCATATTCTGCGATTGTTATGAGTGTTCAAGGGGCTAAACTTTATAATGCCACTATTGTGGCAGAAGGTATAGAGACTATAGAACAGCAACAAATGTTGGCTGAACTTGGAGTAGAAAAAGGGCAGGGCTTTTTGTTTGCTAAAGCCATTTCCTTAGAAGATTTTATTTTATATGCTAAAGATAAAAAGTAA
- a CDS encoding phenylacetate--CoA ligase → MSKYRFIKEYDEPSLHKIQEDGLKYTLNHAFNGSLQYKKKLSDAGYQPGDIKTLDQITKLPFTTADDLKDGYPLPLLSVPTSEVVRVHSSSGTTGKRKVLAYTANDIYNFNLQMARCYELAELTTEDRVQICVGYGLWTAGAGFQLGSEMFGALTVPVGPGNLEIQLQLLVDLKTTCLGATASMALLMAEEVERHNLHDQIALKKIIFGAEAHSKKMRKNFEARLGLEHSFDIAGMTEMYGPGTALECTAHEGLHYWGDNFIHEIINPETLQPVAIGEVGELVVTSLRKEAAPLIRYRTRDLTRLLPGTCACGLKVPRHDHILGRSDDMIIVRGVNIYPGQLLEIIHHFPELDSEYQIILSRKDGKDMFDLKIESKENMNFDRPTLATKIEREIHKHLIVSAKVEIVDYGSLPRSFGKSKRTIDTRFE, encoded by the coding sequence ATGAGTAAATATCGTTTTATAAAAGAATATGACGAACCTAGCCTACATAAAATTCAAGAAGACGGTTTAAAATATACCCTTAATCACGCCTTTAATGGTAGTTTACAATACAAAAAAAAATTAAGCGATGCCGGTTATCAGCCGGGAGATATAAAAACCCTCGACCAAATCACAAAACTGCCTTTTACTACTGCTGATGATTTAAAAGACGGTTATCCCCTCCCCCTACTTAGCGTTCCTACAAGCGAAGTAGTTAGGGTTCACTCTTCTTCAGGTACAACGGGAAAACGCAAAGTCTTGGCCTATACCGCCAATGATATTTATAATTTTAATTTACAAATGGCTCGTTGTTATGAACTTGCTGAATTAACCACAGAAGACCGTGTACAAATTTGCGTAGGTTATGGACTTTGGACAGCAGGAGCTGGCTTTCAACTAGGCAGTGAAATGTTTGGGGCTTTAACCGTTCCTGTTGGACCGGGCAACCTTGAGATTCAGCTTCAATTATTAGTCGATTTAAAAACGACCTGTCTTGGTGCTACGGCCTCTATGGCTCTTTTAATGGCGGAAGAAGTAGAAAGACATAATCTACATGACCAAATCGCCTTAAAAAAGATTATTTTCGGTGCCGAAGCCCACAGCAAAAAAATGCGTAAAAATTTTGAAGCGAGATTAGGCTTAGAACATAGCTTTGATATTGCCGGCATGACAGAAATGTATGGACCGGGAACAGCTCTTGAGTGTACGGCTCACGAAGGTTTACACTATTGGGGCGATAATTTTATTCATGAAATTATTAATCCTGAAACTTTACAACCTGTAGCGATTGGCGAAGTCGGAGAATTGGTTGTAACCAGTTTAAGAAAAGAAGCCGCCCCGTTAATCCGTTATCGCACAAGAGACTTAACCCGATTATTGCCGGGAACTTGTGCTTGTGGTTTAAAAGTTCCAAGACATGACCATATTTTAGGGCGTTCTGATGATATGATTATTGTTAGAGGCGTTAATATTTACCCTGGTCAATTACTCGAAATAATTCATCATTTCCCAGAATTAGACTCTGAATATCAAATTATTTTAAGTAGAAAAGACGGAAAAGACATGTTTGATTTAAAAATTGAAAGTAAAGAAAACATGAACTTTGACCGCCCCACTCTAGCGACAAAAATAGAGCGAGAAATTCACAAACATCTTATCGTCAGTGCTAAAGTCGAGATTGTCGATTATGGCTCACTGCCTCGCTCATTTGGCAAAAGCAAAAGGACTATTGATACTCGTTTTGAGTAG
- a CDS encoding PAAR domain-containing protein, whose translation MAQVPIACLGDTGSHGGKIITGAETIMVHGRPIARVGDIYDCPEHGPNPIITGAKSVFGRGRQVAHIGSRTACGATITSGCPNATLDVTLLSDEIISPQSANFESECNYDEQILAINKTTGQPIAYYPYFIELVNGKTYFGRTDEYGYTQRIDSLQSAENFIVFWGGRCC comes from the coding sequence ATGGCACAAGTTCCTATTGCGTGTCTTGGTGATACAGGAAGTCACGGTGGAAAAATCATTACAGGGGCAGAAACCATTATGGTTCATGGTAGACCTATAGCCAGAGTTGGTGATATTTATGACTGTCCTGAACATGGTCCAAATCCAATTATAACTGGTGCAAAAAGTGTATTTGGACGTGGTCGCCAAGTGGCTCATATTGGTTCAAGAACTGCTTGCGGTGCAACAATAACCTCGGGGTGTCCTAATGCAACCCTTGATGTAACTCTTTTAAGCGATGAAATTATATCTCCACAAAGTGCAAATTTTGAGAGTGAATGTAATTATGATGAACAAATTTTAGCTATAAATAAAACCACTGGTCAGCCTATTGCGTATTATCCTTATTTTATTGAATTAGTAAATGGTAAAACATATTTTGGACGCACCGATGAATATGGATATACACAAAGAATTGACTCTCTACAAAGTGCTGAAAACTTTATAGTGTTTTGGGGGGGAAGATGCTGTTGA